The Amycolatopsis sp. DG1A-15b genome contains the following window.
CGATGGAGAAAAGTCCATCGACGTGTACTAGCCTTCGCCCATGGCTGAACCCGGAGGTGCTTCCGCGTCGATGCCGCGGCGCGAGGCCACGGTGAGCGAGGCGAAAGCCCTGGCCCACCCGCTGCGGCTGCGCATCCTGCGGCTCTGCTGGCAGAGCGAGCTGACCAACAAGCAGCTCGCCGACCGCCTGGGCCGCGATCCCGGGACGGTCCTGTACCACGTCCGGCAGCTGATCGAGGCGGGTCTGCTCGAGCCGGCGCCCGTCCGCACCGGCGACAGCGGCGCGCTGGAGAAGCCCTACCGCGCCAAGGCGCGATCGTGGTGGCTGGACGACCCCCCGAACACCGAAGTCGACGCCGCCTTGGCGCCCATCGAAGCGGTCCAGGACGAGCTGCGCGCGGCGGGCCCCGACTCGGTGCGCATCTTCCTCCGCTTCGCCGTCCACCTGTCCGCCGAGGACGCGGCCGAGCTGGAGCGCGCGATCCTCGCGCTCGTCGAGCGGTATGTGTCCACGGACGACGAACGGTCCGCCGAGCCCGCCCACGGCGGGAT
Protein-coding sequences here:
- a CDS encoding winged helix-turn-helix domain-containing protein, with the translated sequence MAEPGGASASMPRREATVSEAKALAHPLRLRILRLCWQSELTNKQLADRLGRDPGTVLYHVRQLIEAGLLEPAPVRTGDSGALEKPYRAKARSWWLDDPPNTEVDAALAPIEAVQDELRAAGPDSVRIFLRFAVHLSAEDAAELERAILALVERYVSTDDERSAEPAHGGMIVLHRLAE